The following coding sequences are from one Alosa alosa isolate M-15738 ecotype Scorff River chromosome 13, AALO_Geno_1.1, whole genome shotgun sequence window:
- the ptpn6 gene encoding tyrosine-protein phosphatase non-receptor type 6 — protein sequence MVRWFHRDLSGIDAETVLKTRGVHGSFLARPSKKNQGDFSLSVRVGESVTHIRIQNTGDFYDLYGGEKFATLSELVDYYTADNGILQDKDGTIIELKYPLNSSDPTSERWYHGHLSGLNAEKLLRERDESGTFLVRESLSKPGDFVLSALTDEPAKSGSGKRVSHIKIMCQNDRYTIGGTDMFDSLTDLVEHFKKKGIEEVSGAWVHLRQPYYSTRVNAANIDNRVRLLEVTAEGESQDAGADKKIKAGFWEEFDALQKLEAKAKRSRDEGMRLENKSKNRYKNILPFDETRVILQTGDPNIVGSDYINANYVLNKLHEPGDQKAYIACQGCLLTTVNDFWQMVWQENSRVIVMTTREVEKGRNKCVPYWPDNGTSKEAGAYLLTSISERDATDYKIRIIEIAPQDGSEHARTIWQYQYLSWPDHGVPQEPGGVLSFLTQVNGKQSDFPGAGPMIVHCSAGIGRTGTIIVIDILIDIIDTKGLDCDIDIQKCIQMVREQRSGMVQTEAQYKFIYLAVSHYIEATKTKMQACQETETEYGNLKPQQHAKASRKVSKSKEEVYENLGAKGKKDVKKQKSEEKKSGSVRKR from the exons ATGGTTCG gtGGTTCCATAGAGATTTGTCAGGTATAGACGCAGAGACAGTCCTAAAGACGAGGGGGGTGCATGGCAGCTTTCTGGCGAGACCCAGCAAAAAGAACCAGGGAGATTTCTCCCTTTCTGTCAG GGTTGGGGAATCAGTGACTCATATTCGGATCCAGAACACAGGGGACTTCTATGACCTGTATGGAGGGGAAAAGTTTGCCACGCTCTCCGAGCTGGTGGACTACTACACGGCCGACAACGGCATTCTGCAGGACAAGGACGGCACCATCATCGAGCTCAAATATCCGCTGAACAGCTCTGACCCGACATCCGAGAG GTGGTACCACGGTCACCTGTCGGGCCTCAACGCAGAGAAGCTCTTGAGGGAGAGGGACGAATCTGGGACCTTTCTGGTGCGTGAGTCGCTGTCCAAACCTGGAGACTTCGTCCTGTCTGCACTTACAGACGAGCCAGCAAAAAGTGGAAGCGGGAAGAGGGTTTCTCACATCAAGATTATGTGtcag AATGACCGGTACACAATAGGTGGCACGGACATGTTTGACTCTCTGACTGACCTGGTGGAACACTTCAAGAAGAAGGGCATTGAGGAGGTGTCAGGAGCCTGGGTACACCTCAGACAG CCCTACTACTCCACCAGAGTGAACGCAGCCAACATCGACAACAGAGTGAGGCTGCTGGAGGTGACGGCTGAAGGGGAGTCCCAGGATGCTGGCGCAGACAAGAAGATCAAAGCGGGATTCTGGGAAGAGTTTGAC GCCCTGCAGAAGCTGGAGGCCAAGGCCAAGAGGAGCCGTGATGAGGGGATGAGGCTGGAGAACAAGAGCAAGAACCGCTACAAGAACATCCTCCCCT tcgaTGAGACCCGGGTGATTTTACAAACAGGTGACCCCAACATCGTGGGCTCGGATTACATCAACGCCAATTATGTACTG AACAAACTGCATGAGCCTGGAGATCAGAAGGCCTACATCGCTTGCCAGGGGTGCCTGCTCACCACCGTCAACGACTTCTGGCAGATGGTGTGGCAGGAGAACTCACGGGTCATCGTCATGACAACCAGGGAGGTTGAGAAGGGACGG AACAAGTGTGTTCCCTACTGGCCTGACAATGGGACCAGCAAGGAGGCTGGGGCGTACCTATTGACGTCCATCTCAGAGAGAGACGCCACCGACTACAAGATCCGCATCATAGAGATTGCACCTCAGGACGGG TCGGAGCACGCGCGGACCATCTGGCAGTACCAGTACCTGAGCTGGCCAGACCACGGGGTGCCCCAGGAGCCAGGAGGCGTGCTCAGCTTCCTCACACAGGTCAACGGCAAACAGAGCGACTTCCCCGGCGCTGGACCAATGATCGTTCACTGCAG TGCTGGCATCGGGCGCACTGGCACCATCATAGTAATCGACATATTGATTGATATCATAGACACTAAAG gGCTGGATTGTGACATCGACATCCAGAAGTGTATCCAGATGGTGCGTGAGCAGCGATCAGGCATGGTGCAGACTGAGGCCCAGTACAAGTTCATCTACCTGGCTGTGAGCCACTACATCGAGGCCACCAAGACCAAGATGCAGGCCTGCCAG gagACAGAAACGGAGTATGGGAACCTAAAGCCCCAGCAGCACGCCAAGGCCAGCCGGAAGGTCTCCAA GAGTAAAGAAGAAGTTTATGAGAACCTTGGGGCAAAGGGCAAGAAAGATGTCAAGAAGCAGAAATCCGAAGAAAAGAAGAGCGGATCAGTgagaaaaagataa